Proteins encoded within one genomic window of Parolsenella massiliensis:
- a CDS encoding PTS sugar transporter subunit IIA — MIGFILTGHGEFAPGLASALELVAGRQEGFKVVPFDVDKAADYPELIHSEIAAMREQTDGVVVFCDLLGGTPFNQAMMASQTTPDVEIVVGANLPMLIETLFARSSDANATIGSLVETAVNAGKNGVDTRKFEVCADDEDDE; from the coding sequence ATGATCGGCTTCATTCTCACGGGTCACGGCGAGTTCGCCCCCGGCCTCGCAAGCGCGCTCGAGCTCGTCGCGGGCAGGCAGGAGGGCTTCAAGGTTGTTCCGTTCGACGTCGACAAGGCCGCCGACTATCCCGAGCTCATCCACTCCGAGATCGCCGCTATGCGCGAGCAGACCGACGGCGTCGTCGTGTTCTGCGACCTTCTCGGCGGCACGCCCTTCAACCAGGCCATGATGGCCTCCCAGACCACGCCTGACGTCGAGATCGTCGTGGGCGCCAACCTGCCCATGCTCATCGAGACGCTCTTTGCCCGCAGCTCCGACGCGAACGCCACGATTGGCTCGCTCGTCGAGACGGCCGTCAACGCCGGCAAGAACGGCGTCGACACGCGCAAGTTCGAGGTCTGTGCCGACGACGAGGACGACGAGTAG
- a CDS encoding LacI family DNA-binding transcriptional regulator, translating to MATIRDVARRADVSVATVSRYLNGAQLREDNRVRIAEAIEELGYQPNIIGRAFATAHSYTVGILISSATNPFAASLMGLVEHELERLGYAAVFVEYQGDADFLREKVEFLQMHQVDGLIVVLSELAPTSVEFLREVAVPLVLIDNPLVGSSADSIVVDNCDAVCKAVGAMLDTGHEKVGLVSMQQISHVGIERARGWRLAHEDRGLPVPEELVCFCDSVKEAATQATCELLSAGATAVFACNHYLELGALKCMLRRGLCPGVDVGFAGFDELEFADIFDPIPTSVIQPVVGIASLAASLLVGRIGRGFAPDGIHRLACEVRLTESVLGGLPA from the coding sequence GTGGCAACCATACGAGACGTCGCAAGGCGAGCGGATGTGTCGGTTGCCACGGTCTCGCGCTATCTCAACGGCGCACAGCTGCGTGAGGACAACCGGGTCAGGATCGCCGAGGCCATCGAGGAGCTGGGATACCAGCCCAACATCATCGGCCGCGCCTTCGCGACGGCGCACAGCTACACCGTGGGCATCCTCATCAGCAGCGCCACGAACCCGTTTGCGGCCTCGCTCATGGGGCTCGTCGAGCACGAGCTCGAGCGCCTGGGCTATGCAGCCGTGTTCGTCGAGTACCAGGGAGACGCCGACTTCCTTCGCGAGAAGGTCGAGTTTCTCCAGATGCACCAGGTGGACGGCCTCATCGTGGTGCTCTCAGAGCTTGCGCCCACAAGCGTCGAGTTTCTTCGCGAGGTGGCCGTGCCGCTCGTGCTCATCGACAACCCGCTCGTGGGGTCAAGCGCCGACTCCATCGTCGTGGACAACTGCGATGCGGTGTGCAAGGCAGTTGGCGCCATGCTTGACACAGGCCACGAGAAGGTGGGCCTCGTCTCCATGCAGCAGATCTCACACGTGGGTATCGAGCGGGCCCGAGGCTGGAGGCTTGCCCATGAGGATCGTGGGCTTCCGGTGCCCGAGGAGCTCGTGTGCTTCTGCGACAGCGTGAAGGAGGCCGCTACCCAGGCAACCTGCGAGCTGCTGTCCGCAGGTGCCACGGCAGTCTTTGCCTGCAACCACTATCTGGAGCTCGGGGCCCTCAAGTGCATGCTCCGCCGAGGCCTGTGCCCTGGCGTCGACGTGGGCTTTGCCGGCTTCGACGAGCTCGAGTTCGCCGACATCTTCGACCCCATCCCCACAAGCGTCATCCAGCCGGTCGTGGGAATCGCCTCCCTTGCCGCCAGCCTCCTTGTAGGCCGGATAGGTCGCGGCTTCGCGCCGGACGGCATCCATCGCCTGGCCTGTGAGGTGCGCCTCACCGAGTCCGTGCTCGGCGGGCTGCCGGCGTAG
- the nagA gene encoding N-acetylglucosamine-6-phosphate deacetylase codes for MATYAIKADRFFLPGSSVEGGYLTVSDGVFGTWSAEAPEGVEVRDYTGSMIAPGMVDTHIHGFFGHATIDADAEGINASSLELARRGTTSWVPTTFTDDADHVGECCAAIAAADEARDSSFRGAHIQGIYLEGPFFTMKHVGAQNPEYLIDPSYEVFKGWQEKAGSRIVKSALAPEREGSVAYIAALDAEGVVTSVGHSDATYEEALAAVNAGATCFVHTYNGMRGLHHREPGTLGCAMSTPETYAEVICDGKHVQPAAIKALVRAKGWQHSVLITDCLGCGGLPEGHYMSGGLPVVMEGGLCYLENPDGTKGNIAGSVLTLAKGVKNVVDWGIASADEAIRMATEVAARSARIDRVCGSIKPGRAADFVVFDHELNLRETYLAGETLGAPED; via the coding sequence ATGGCAACGTATGCAATCAAGGCCGACAGGTTCTTCCTGCCGGGTTCCTCCGTTGAGGGTGGCTACCTCACGGTGAGCGATGGCGTCTTTGGCACCTGGAGCGCCGAGGCCCCCGAGGGCGTCGAGGTCCGCGACTACACGGGCAGCATGATTGCCCCGGGCATGGTGGACACGCACATCCACGGCTTCTTCGGCCACGCCACGATCGACGCGGACGCCGAGGGCATTAACGCCTCGAGCCTCGAGCTCGCCCGTCGCGGCACCACGTCCTGGGTCCCCACGACGTTCACCGACGACGCCGACCACGTCGGCGAGTGCTGCGCCGCCATCGCCGCCGCCGACGAGGCGCGCGACTCTAGCTTCCGCGGTGCCCACATCCAGGGCATCTACCTGGAGGGCCCGTTCTTCACGATGAAGCACGTGGGCGCCCAGAACCCCGAGTACCTCATCGACCCGAGCTACGAGGTCTTCAAGGGCTGGCAGGAGAAGGCCGGCAGCCGCATCGTCAAGAGCGCGCTTGCGCCCGAGCGCGAGGGCTCTGTGGCCTACATCGCCGCGCTCGACGCCGAGGGCGTCGTGACCTCCGTCGGCCACTCCGACGCCACCTACGAGGAGGCGCTTGCCGCCGTGAACGCCGGCGCCACCTGCTTCGTCCACACCTACAACGGCATGCGCGGCCTGCATCACCGCGAGCCGGGCACGCTCGGCTGCGCCATGTCCACGCCCGAGACCTACGCCGAGGTCATCTGCGACGGCAAGCACGTGCAGCCTGCCGCCATCAAGGCGCTCGTGCGTGCCAAGGGCTGGCAGCACTCCGTGCTCATCACCGACTGCCTTGGCTGCGGCGGCCTTCCCGAGGGCCACTACATGAGCGGCGGCCTTCCCGTCGTCATGGAGGGTGGCCTGTGCTACCTCGAGAACCCCGATGGCACGAAGGGCAACATCGCAGGGTCTGTGCTCACGCTCGCCAAGGGCGTCAAGAACGTCGTGGACTGGGGAATCGCGAGCGCAGACGAGGCCATTCGCATGGCCACGGAGGTCGCGGCCCGCTCCGCGCGCATCGATCGCGTCTGTGGCTCCATCAAGCCGGGCCGCGCGGCAGACTTCGTCGTGTTCGACCACGAGCTCAACCTTCGCGAGACCTATCTGGCGGGCGAGACGCTCGGTGCGCCCGAGGACTAG
- a CDS encoding RbsD/FucU family protein: MLNGIPKNVSPDLLKVLMEMGHGDEIVLSDGNYPATSSGNLLVRCIGLGVPEILDSILTLMPLDDYVDSPVAMMESPTPEEPPIWATYREIIKKHCGDVRITHMEHDAFIERARKTYAIVATSEEATYANILLRKGVVK, encoded by the coding sequence ATGCTGAATGGTATTCCCAAGAACGTCTCGCCAGACCTGCTCAAGGTCCTCATGGAGATGGGCCACGGCGACGAGATCGTCCTGTCCGACGGCAACTACCCGGCCACCTCGAGCGGCAACCTGCTCGTGCGCTGCATCGGCCTGGGCGTGCCGGAGATCCTCGACTCCATCCTCACGCTCATGCCGCTCGACGACTACGTCGACAGCCCCGTCGCCATGATGGAGAGCCCCACGCCCGAGGAGCCTCCCATCTGGGCCACGTACCGCGAGATCATCAAGAAGCACTGCGGCGACGTGAGGATCACGCACATGGAGCACGACGCCTTCATCGAGCGCGCCCGCAAGACCTACGCGATCGTGGCCACCTCCGAGGAGGCCACCTACGCCAACATCCTGCTTCGCAAGGGCGTCGTGAAGTAG
- a CDS encoding HAD family hydrolase, which translates to MRLILSDIDRTILPFGMQSVPKRTREAMHEAVEHGCAVGPCTGRSLAWASILFDGDDMCTSTCIATNGLQVYHAGEMVLEKTIPAECVRRMADVVSGIEHAGLVYFDDAQPLLCAGTAEDLTVAFPRYGKICKPAGLPTHDVVKVNAFVARDEERTYELAHLLSAELPELDFDVPQVGFTNIMPAGWNKGAAALYLRDYLGVAPEDVFVFGDAENDLTMLTAVENSVAVANAAPAAAAAARWHIGACEDLAVADAISALARGEFPFER; encoded by the coding sequence ATGAGGCTCATTCTCTCGGACATCGACCGCACGATTCTGCCGTTTGGCATGCAGTCCGTTCCCAAGCGCACGCGCGAGGCCATGCACGAGGCCGTCGAGCACGGATGCGCCGTGGGCCCGTGCACGGGCCGCTCGCTGGCGTGGGCGTCCATCCTGTTCGACGGCGACGATATGTGCACCTCCACCTGCATCGCCACGAACGGCCTGCAGGTCTATCACGCCGGCGAGATGGTGCTCGAGAAGACGATCCCGGCCGAGTGCGTGCGGCGCATGGCAGACGTCGTCTCCGGCATCGAGCATGCTGGCCTCGTCTACTTCGACGACGCTCAGCCGCTCCTGTGCGCGGGTACGGCCGAGGACCTCACGGTGGCGTTTCCCCGCTATGGCAAGATCTGCAAGCCGGCGGGCCTTCCCACCCATGACGTCGTGAAGGTGAATGCCTTCGTCGCCAGGGACGAGGAGAGGACCTACGAGCTGGCGCACCTGCTTTCCGCCGAGCTTCCCGAGCTCGACTTCGACGTGCCGCAGGTGGGCTTCACCAACATCATGCCCGCAGGCTGGAACAAGGGCGCGGCCGCCCTGTACCTGCGTGACTACCTCGGCGTGGCGCCCGAGGATGTCTTCGTCTTCGGCGACGCCGAGAACGACCTCACGATGCTCACGGCCGTGGAGAACTCCGTGGCCGTCGCCAACGCCGCGCCTGCCGCGGCTGCGGCAGCTCGCTGGCACATCGGCGCATGCGAGGACCTCGCCGTGGCCGATGCCATCTCCGCCCTGGCCCGCGGCGAGTTTCCGTTCGAGCGCTAG
- a CDS encoding sugar isomerase domain-containing protein, whose product MNKTAERFKAEIIKRIDEVTDGQDEAIHEAATIFADTIERGGIIRAFGSGHSFGNALEICGRAGGYIQTRIIREPSTGIYEMLNGTGVQFMKKLDLRPQDCLVVISNSGRNPLGIEMAEIAQQKGVKTIVVTALEVSKAGTSRRADGKLLYEFGDVVLDNKSSFGDACIDVEGLDTKVGGTSLYTGCMLLDCAIMESLDILLERGVTPPVFMSANVDGGPEFNQKLLDKFADRLAEY is encoded by the coding sequence ATGAACAAGACCGCAGAGCGTTTCAAGGCAGAGATCATCAAGCGCATCGACGAGGTCACGGATGGCCAGGACGAGGCCATCCACGAGGCTGCCACCATCTTTGCCGACACCATCGAGCGCGGCGGCATCATTCGCGCGTTCGGCTCCGGCCACTCCTTTGGCAATGCCCTCGAGATCTGCGGCCGTGCCGGCGGCTACATCCAGACCCGCATCATCCGCGAGCCGTCCACGGGCATCTACGAGATGCTCAACGGCACGGGCGTCCAGTTCATGAAGAAGCTCGACCTTCGTCCGCAGGACTGCCTCGTCGTCATCTCCAACTCCGGCCGCAACCCCCTCGGCATCGAGATGGCCGAGATCGCCCAGCAGAAGGGCGTCAAGACCATCGTCGTCACCGCACTCGAGGTCTCCAAGGCCGGCACGTCGCGTCGCGCTGACGGCAAGCTGCTGTATGAGTTCGGCGACGTCGTCCTCGACAACAAGAGTTCGTTCGGCGATGCCTGCATCGACGTCGAGGGCCTCGACACCAAGGTGGGCGGCACGTCGCTCTACACCGGCTGCATGCTGCTCGACTGCGCCATCATGGAGTCGCTCGACATCCTGCTCGAGCGTGGCGTCACCCCGCCCGTCTTCATGAGCGCCAACGTCGACGGCGGCCCCGAGTTCAACCAGAAGCTGCTCGACAAGTTCGCCGATCGTCTGGCAGAGTACTAG
- a CDS encoding AroM family protein: MSQHTRIAGITVGQSPRTDMTCDLIPKLALNLELVEYGALDGLTLAGIERDLAPEPGQEVLVSRMRDGSQATFSGDKVVPLVQAKIDEAERDGCRAIIVLCTGSFPELRHTVPLVFPQPLLHSTARALAGGRRVAVMVPEASQADQAREWWAASGVDIDVVSASPYKGIDGVMAAARTLRGHDDAFLCLDCMGFTVAMRDAARRESGLDVLLPRTLVASVVSELMG, encoded by the coding sequence ATGTCTCAGCACACGAGAATCGCAGGCATCACGGTGGGCCAGTCGCCCCGCACCGACATGACGTGCGACCTCATCCCCAAGCTCGCGCTCAACCTCGAGCTCGTCGAGTACGGTGCGCTCGACGGCCTCACGCTCGCAGGCATCGAGCGCGACCTGGCGCCCGAGCCTGGGCAGGAGGTGCTCGTCTCGCGCATGCGCGACGGCAGCCAGGCAACCTTCTCGGGGGACAAGGTGGTCCCCCTCGTCCAGGCAAAGATCGACGAGGCCGAGCGGGACGGCTGCCGCGCCATCATCGTGCTGTGCACGGGATCGTTTCCCGAGCTCAGGCATACGGTTCCGCTCGTGTTTCCGCAGCCCCTGCTGCACTCCACGGCCCGCGCCCTCGCCGGCGGCCGCCGCGTCGCCGTCATGGTGCCGGAGGCCTCCCAGGCCGATCAGGCCCGCGAGTGGTGGGCTGCAAGCGGCGTGGACATCGACGTCGTGTCCGCAAGCCCCTACAAGGGCATCGACGGCGTCATGGCCGCGGCCCGCACGCTGCGCGGCCACGACGACGCCTTCCTCTGCCTCGACTGCATGGGATTCACGGTCGCCATGCGCGACGCCGCCCGACGCGAGAGCGGCCTGGACGTCCTGCTCCCGCGCACGCTCGTGGCAAGCGTCGTCTCCGAGCTGATGGGGTAA
- a CDS encoding IS3 family transposase has product MRAEGHSLRHLLACSGLARSTYYYALAHPPRPTRPELWEAAAEIFSRTANGCGHRQVAMCLRAEEGAVIADKTVLKMMREMGIRCGIRRETAYHRYSSYRGVVGSTFENLLARDFAAGAPWEKLGTDVTEFKVAGGKAYWAPTLDFCTKEIVASDVSASPDMTQQLRMLDELLARLPEGASPVMHSDMGWQYQHERYAARLREAGIAQSMSRKGNCIDNAATEQLFGHVKDEFYRGCEWDSFEDFKRDLEAYVVHWNTRRRQVRLKGLTPEEFRRQALTA; this is encoded by the coding sequence CTGCGCGCCGAGGGGCACTCGCTGCGGCACCTGCTCGCGTGCTCGGGGCTCGCAAGGTCGACCTACTACTACGCCCTGGCGCACCCGCCGCGGCCGACGAGACCGGAGCTCTGGGAGGCGGCGGCCGAGATCTTCTCCCGCACCGCCAACGGCTGCGGCCACCGCCAGGTCGCGATGTGCCTCAGGGCGGAGGAGGGCGCCGTGATCGCCGACAAGACGGTGCTCAAGATGATGCGCGAGATGGGGATCCGCTGCGGCATACGCCGCGAGACCGCCTACCACAGGTACAGCTCGTACAGGGGAGTCGTGGGCAGCACGTTCGAGAACCTGCTCGCCCGGGACTTCGCCGCCGGCGCCCCGTGGGAGAAGCTCGGCACGGACGTCACCGAGTTCAAGGTGGCCGGCGGCAAGGCCTATTGGGCGCCCACGCTGGACTTCTGCACCAAGGAGATCGTGGCGAGCGACGTCTCGGCCTCGCCCGACATGACCCAGCAGCTTAGGATGCTGGATGAGCTCCTGGCGAGGCTCCCGGAGGGGGCGTCGCCGGTCATGCACTCGGACATGGGCTGGCAGTATCAGCACGAGCGGTACGCGGCGAGGCTCAGGGAGGCTGGCATCGCCCAGAGCATGTCCCGCAAGGGCAACTGCATCGACAACGCCGCCACCGAGCAGCTCTTCGGCCACGTCAAGGACGAGTTCTACCGGGGCTGCGAGTGGGACAGCTTCGAGGACTTCAAGCGCGACCTCGAGGCGTACGTCGTCCACTGGAACACGCGCCGGAGGCAGGTAAGATTGAAGGGCCTGACCCCGGAGGAGTTCCGGAGACAGGCCCTCACGGCCTAG
- a CDS encoding helix-turn-helix domain-containing protein, producing MGGFLMRADLRFRYDVGVRRRAAELFSSGLGCRSVAASLPAPIAAVRKWQEIYRAFGSEVLLRMDGKQARYTYEQRVAAASAVVDRGMPRPAAMARFGIMSKSPLDRWCRLYREGGAEALRPKPRGRPKAAGPGPRSREEELEERCRRLEAEVAYLKKLRALAERDGL from the coding sequence ATGGGAGGCTTTCTCATGCGGGCGGACCTCAGGTTTAGATACGACGTCGGGGTGAGGAGGAGGGCCGCGGAGCTCTTCTCCTCTGGACTGGGCTGCAGGTCGGTCGCCGCCAGCCTCCCGGCCCCGATTGCCGCCGTGAGAAAATGGCAGGAGATATACCGCGCGTTCGGGAGCGAGGTGCTGCTGCGCATGGACGGGAAGCAGGCCAGGTACACGTACGAGCAGAGGGTCGCCGCCGCCTCGGCCGTCGTCGACCGCGGGATGCCAAGGCCGGCGGCGATGGCCAGGTTCGGCATCATGTCGAAGTCTCCCCTCGACCGCTGGTGCAGGCTCTACCGGGAGGGCGGCGCGGAGGCGCTGCGCCCGAAGCCCAGGGGCAGGCCGAAGGCCGCGGGGCCCGGGCCGAGGAGCCGCGAGGAGGAGCTCGAGGAACGCTGCCGCAGGCTCGAGGCCGAGGTCGCCTACCTAAAAAAATTGCGCGCCCTGGCCGAGCGGGACGGGCTCTGA
- a CDS encoding DUF1177 domain-containing protein, giving the protein MLLRQMLDVYDLIDKPQASGNETADFLRAHGATDVTVERVSGERGGTDCIKVLIPGSNGKSSGGTAPTLGIVGRLGGLGARPEMIGAVSDGDGAVAALTAALKLVEMHENGDILEGDVIVATHICPDAPTLPHEPVPFMDSPIDMETMNRMEVDERMDAIVSIDTTKGNRIINLNGIAISPTVMQGYILSVSNDLMDVMTRVTGEMPEVFALSQQDITPYGNDLYHLNSILQPATATSAPVVGVAIATEQMVAGCATGATHGADVEEAARFAVEVAKVYGPGACKFYEEDQFSHLKDLYGDMTRFQGMGEAK; this is encoded by the coding sequence ATGCTTCTTCGCCAGATGCTCGACGTCTACGACCTCATCGACAAGCCCCAGGCCAGCGGCAACGAGACCGCGGACTTCCTGCGCGCTCACGGCGCCACGGACGTCACGGTCGAGCGCGTGAGCGGCGAGCGCGGCGGCACCGACTGCATCAAGGTCCTCATCCCCGGCTCGAACGGCAAGTCCAGCGGTGGCACCGCCCCCACGCTCGGCATCGTCGGCCGCCTCGGCGGCCTGGGCGCCCGCCCCGAGATGATTGGCGCCGTGTCCGACGGTGACGGCGCCGTGGCGGCCCTCACCGCCGCGCTCAAGCTCGTCGAGATGCACGAGAACGGCGACATCCTCGAGGGCGACGTCATCGTGGCCACCCACATCTGCCCCGACGCCCCGACGCTGCCGCACGAGCCCGTCCCCTTCATGGACTCCCCCATCGACATGGAGACCATGAACCGCATGGAGGTCGACGAGCGCATGGACGCCATCGTCTCCATCGACACCACCAAGGGCAACCGCATCATCAACCTCAACGGCATCGCCATCTCGCCGACGGTCATGCAGGGCTACATCCTGTCCGTCTCCAACGACCTCATGGACGTCATGACGCGCGTCACGGGCGAGATGCCCGAGGTCTTCGCCCTCTCCCAACAGGACATCACGCCCTACGGCAATGACCTCTACCACCTGAACAGCATCCTGCAGCCCGCCACCGCCACCAGCGCCCCCGTCGTGGGCGTGGCCATCGCCACCGAGCAGATGGTCGCCGGTTGCGCCACGGGCGCCACGCACGGCGCCGACGTCGAGGAGGCCGCGCGCTTCGCCGTCGAGGTCGCCAAGGTCTACGGCCCCGGCGCCTGCAAGTTCTATGAGGAGGACCAGTTCTCCCACCTCAAGGACCTGTACGGCGACATGACGCGCTTCCAGGGCATGGGCGAGGCCAAGTAG
- a CDS encoding PTS sugar transporter subunit IIB, translating into MAEEFEGMPGIVAIRIDDRLIHGQVVAYWSNSLKLTRIMVANDDVAVDDMRKSVLRMAAPAGIKTSIIPVERAAKQILEGKYAGQRVFLIVNKPADIIRLMDLGLPIKTINIGNMGGKDDTKPIKKYVNVTDEQEQQFRDLLDKGVEITTQLVPQDPVTHLTDYLK; encoded by the coding sequence ATGGCTGAAGAGTTCGAGGGCATGCCCGGCATTGTTGCGATCCGCATTGATGACCGACTCATTCACGGGCAGGTCGTGGCCTATTGGTCCAACTCGCTCAAGCTCACGCGCATCATGGTCGCAAATGACGACGTCGCCGTTGACGACATGCGCAAGTCGGTACTGAGGATGGCGGCCCCTGCTGGCATCAAGACCTCGATCATTCCGGTCGAGCGTGCTGCCAAGCAGATTCTTGAGGGCAAGTATGCCGGTCAGCGCGTGTTCCTCATCGTGAACAAGCCGGCTGACATCATTCGCCTCATGGACCTTGGCCTGCCCATCAAGACGATCAACATCGGCAACATGGGTGGCAAGGACGACACGAAGCCCATCAAGAAGTACGTCAACGTCACCGACGAGCAGGAGCAGCAGTTCCGCGACCTGCTGGACAAGGGAGTCGAGATCACGACTCAGCTCGTCCCGCAGGACCCGGTGACCCACCTGACGGACTATCTCAAGTAG
- a CDS encoding GntR family transcriptional regulator, with the protein MRTPKYALIKEDLRREIESKKFENGQRFYSESELIERYGVSSITIVRALRELVNMGYLVRSQGKGTFVSRTRKRRLVELTDMEPWEGATNKESVRVVSMEPGNDPEVKSMMHLAANEGYHKIVRIRSCDGVPVVLQRSYIPSRLVRGDLDPSEYVSVYRRVREDFNISLNDEAATEEDDVMFPAPPDVAKVLGFTGDAPVVREHKQTTLATGEVVEDALSYLRWDYFGLKFSSLDRAGLPRD; encoded by the coding sequence ATGAGAACGCCCAAGTACGCCCTCATCAAGGAGGACCTGCGCCGGGAGATCGAGAGCAAGAAGTTCGAGAACGGCCAGCGCTTCTACAGCGAGTCGGAGCTCATCGAGCGCTACGGCGTGAGCTCCATCACCATCGTGCGCGCACTGCGCGAGCTCGTGAACATGGGGTACCTCGTGAGAAGCCAGGGAAAGGGCACGTTCGTCTCGCGCACGCGCAAGCGCAGGCTCGTGGAGCTCACGGACATGGAGCCCTGGGAGGGTGCCACGAACAAGGAGAGCGTCCGCGTGGTCTCGATGGAGCCCGGGAACGACCCCGAGGTCAAGTCGATGATGCACCTGGCCGCAAACGAGGGCTATCACAAGATCGTGCGCATACGCAGCTGCGACGGCGTGCCTGTGGTGCTGCAGCGCTCCTACATCCCCAGCAGGCTCGTGCGAGGAGACCTCGACCCGAGCGAGTACGTCTCGGTCTATCGCCGCGTGCGCGAGGACTTCAACATCTCGCTGAACGACGAGGCAGCAACCGAGGAGGACGACGTGATGTTTCCCGCTCCCCCAGACGTCGCCAAGGTGCTTGGCTTCACGGGAGACGCGCCCGTCGTGCGCGAGCACAAGCAGACGACGCTCGCCACGGGCGAGGTGGTCGAGGATGCCCTCTCCTACCTGCGCTGGGATTACTTTGGGCTCAAGTTCTCCTCGCTTGACCGCGCGGGACTGCCCCGCGACTAG
- a CDS encoding PTS sugar transporter subunit IIC: protein MGFPQIIALTVYAAFVTWEMLGPQFYLSKPVIAGLFAGAVMGDVATGLFIGGTLQLMVLGVGTYGGSSIPDYMSGALIGTAFAVTTGSTEVGLAIAVPVGLLLVQCDILGRFCNTAFQNMADAGAEEKNWRKVELGCLLGTIPWCLSRAIPVFLCLALGQDVVASLAAAAPEWLLNGFKCVSGMLPAVGIAILLHFMPLNRFWPYALLGFVLAAYLNVPMLGVALVGLAFAAVKYYEFTQQKPVVAVAASTEGGTIDDDE from the coding sequence ATGGGCTTTCCGCAGATCATAGCTCTTACTGTGTATGCGGCGTTTGTCACGTGGGAGATGCTGGGACCGCAGTTCTACCTGTCGAAGCCGGTTATCGCTGGCCTGTTCGCAGGCGCCGTCATGGGTGACGTGGCCACTGGCCTGTTCATCGGCGGTACGCTGCAGCTGATGGTCCTCGGCGTTGGCACCTATGGTGGCTCGTCGATTCCTGACTACATGTCTGGTGCCCTTATCGGCACCGCCTTCGCCGTCACGACTGGCTCGACCGAGGTCGGCCTCGCAATCGCCGTGCCGGTGGGCCTGCTCCTCGTTCAGTGCGACATCCTTGGCCGTTTCTGCAACACCGCGTTCCAGAACATGGCCGACGCCGGTGCCGAGGAGAAGAACTGGCGCAAGGTTGAGCTCGGCTGCCTGCTCGGCACCATTCCTTGGTGCCTGTCCCGCGCCATTCCCGTCTTCCTGTGCCTCGCCCTTGGCCAGGACGTCGTCGCCAGCCTCGCCGCCGCCGCTCCCGAGTGGCTCCTCAACGGCTTCAAGTGCGTCTCCGGCATGCTCCCCGCAGTCGGTATCGCCATCCTGCTCCACTTCATGCCGCTCAACCGCTTCTGGCCGTACGCCCTTCTCGGCTTCGTGCTCGCCGCGTACCTCAACGTGCCGATGCTCGGCGTCGCCCTCGTTGGCCTCGCCTTCGCTGCCGTGAAGTACTACGAGTTCACGCAGCAGAAGCCTGTTGTCGCTGTGGCTGCTAGCACCGAGGGAGGGACCATCGATGACGACGAGTAA
- a CDS encoding PTS system mannose/fructose/sorbose family transporter subunit IID produces the protein MTTSNTALSQKTLNKVFWRWYFWGQIGWNYEKMQGSGYCYAMMPALKEIYTNEDDLQVAVKNHLQFFNTTPDMAFIILGIDCAVEPELKLDGLEAVSGIKTGLMGPFAGVGDSIFGVVIPTIFGAIAAYMALDGNPVGCFIWIAMGVVTTIIRWFLFKIGYTQGQSAVGTIAENMKPITDAASILGLVVVGALVCSVVSIHAPGTFTFGDVSQPVQDLLDGIMPSLLPLCGTALVYWLLSKKGMTSNKAILIVIVVGLLLGCTGILAK, from the coding sequence ATGACGACGAGTAACACCGCTCTTTCTCAGAAGACGCTCAACAAGGTCTTCTGGCGCTGGTACTTCTGGGGCCAGATTGGTTGGAACTACGAGAAGATGCAGGGCTCTGGCTACTGCTACGCCATGATGCCCGCCCTCAAGGAGATCTACACCAACGAGGACGACCTGCAGGTTGCCGTGAAGAACCACCTTCAGTTCTTCAACACGACGCCCGACATGGCCTTCATCATCCTCGGCATCGACTGCGCCGTCGAGCCCGAGCTCAAGCTTGATGGCCTCGAGGCCGTCAGTGGCATCAAGACTGGCCTCATGGGCCCGTTCGCCGGCGTGGGCGACTCCATCTTCGGCGTCGTCATCCCGACGATCTTCGGCGCCATTGCCGCCTACATGGCTCTCGACGGCAACCCCGTGGGCTGCTTCATCTGGATTGCCATGGGCGTCGTGACGACCATCATCCGTTGGTTCCTCTTCAAGATCGGCTACACCCAGGGCCAGTCCGCCGTGGGCACGATCGCCGAGAACATGAAGCCCATCACCGACGCCGCCTCCATCCTTGGCCTCGTCGTCGTTGGCGCCCTCGTGTGCTCCGTGGTCTCCATCCACGCGCCCGGCACCTTCACCTTCGGTGACGTGTCCCAGCCCGTCCAGGACCTGCTCGACGGCATCATGCCGTCCCTGCTTCCTCTGTGCGGCACGGCTCTCGTGTATTGGCTGCTCTCCAAGAAGGGTATGACTTCCAACAAGGCGATTCTCATCGTCATCGTTGTTGGTCTGCTGCTTGGCTGCACCGGTATCCTGGCTAAGTAG